Within the Aspergillus luchuensis IFO 4308 DNA, chromosome 5, nearly complete sequence genome, the region ACAGTCTGGGACCCCGAGGGTCGTCAATACCTCGATTTCTTGTCTGCGTACTCCGCTGTCAACCAGGGTCACTGCCACCCCAAGCTGGTGGCGGCTCTCGTCGATCAGGCCTCCCGTTTGACTCTCAGTTCCCGTGCCTTTTACAACGATGTCTTCCCCCGGTTTGCCGAGTTCGTGACCAAGTATTTTGGTTTCGACATGGTCCTGCCCATGAACACCGGTGCGGAGGCGGTCGAGACCGGTATCAAGATCGCCCGTAAGTGGGGTTATAAGGTCAAGGGCATTCCTGAGAACCAGGCGGTGGTCTTGAGTGCGGAGAACAACTTCCACGGACGCACAGTAAGTACCGGAATATCGCCCTGTGTAATTGAAATTTGACCCAGACTGACCGTTGTGTTCTCTGGTTTAGTTCGCTGCTATCTCCTTATCTTCTGACCCCGAGTCGCGCGAGAACTATGGCCCTTACCTGCCCGGTATCGGCTGCACCATTCCCGGAACGGACAAGCCTATCGCCTACAACGATAAGGCCGCCTTGCGGGAGGCCTTCGAGAAGGCGGGTCCCAACCTCGCCGCCTTCTTGGTGGAGCCCATTCAGGGCGAGGCTGGAATTGTTGTCCCCGACGAGGATTACCTGCAGGAGGCCAGAGCCCTGTGCGACAAGCACAACGTTCTGTTGATCTGCGATGAGATTCAGACTGGTATTGCCCGTACTGGTAAGCTGCTCTGCCACGAGTGGAGCGGCATCAAGCCTGACatggtgctgctgggcaAGGCCATCTCCGGTGGCATGTACCCCGTGTCCTGCGTGCTGGGCCGCAAGGATGTGATGCTCACTATTGAGCCGGGCACCCACGGTTCGACCTATGGAGGTAACCCGCTGGCCTGCGCGGTCGCTATCAGAGCCCTGGAGGTCGTCCAGGAGGAGAACATGGTCGAGCGCGCCGAGAAGCTCGGTCACGTCTTCCGTGACGGTCTGCAGGCCATTAAGAGCCCCATCATCCAGACGGTGCGCGGCAAGGGTCTGCTCAATGCTATTGTCATTGATGAGTCCAAGACCAACGGCCACTCTGCGTGGGACCTCTGCATGCTGCTCAAAACGAAGGGGTTGCTGGTAAGTTAATGCGGTCGACTTGTAATTTAGGTCAAATACTAACCTCCCCTCCAGGCTAAGCCGACTCACGAAAACATCATCCGTCTGGCACCACCCTTGGTGATCACCGATGAGGAGGTCCAGAAGGCCTTGgacatcatcaaggaagCCGTCAACGAGCTCCCCACGCTCACCGGTGCggctgaggatgaggtcATTCCCCctccggagaagaaggtcaaggtcAGCCTCGAGAACTAGATGCCAGACACAACGGAGGTGACGGATGGGATCCTAGTGGCAAATGCACTGGGATGGACTTGGTACATCGACGCAACCGCGACAGCGCCTAAAAATCGTCAGCACCTGAGTACGGTTTATTCCGACCAGGGACGATGCCTTGTCGTGTCGACACCAGAGGACTCGTACGGGCGCGGGAGATTTGACTCTTGTCGAAAAAGCCCAAGCATGAGTGATGCGGTTGCACACCGTCTCTGTTACCTCGTGTGAGATGCCCTGAATTCGTAGCGCCAGTTGGATATCGGTCTTTAGATGGATGAAAGTTGATGATAACGCTTGATGACCATAAGAATCAAAATTCTAGCCTAGAATGAATTCAAAGCGAGTGTTTTCCCGAAGTTTACCACAAAGTTTTTGACATGGTTGTAGttgaaagaaaagagcacACGATGTTCGATGATGCCGCATATGTGGCCGCCCCCgcgcttgctttctttcccctctttctcttccccttttcctcctcccattcCTGACCTTCCGATTGCTCCCCATTTAATCCCTCTAGTCCCTGTCGCCATAATATATCCCGCACCAAAATACTAACTCGTAAAAAAATACCTCCATACTAGATAAAAATTCAATCCTTTCCCAATAAATAAAGCCGTGTTTGACACTcaacctctcctctcctAAACCGCAACCCCCTCACTTCTTCTATCCCATGATAACTGAGTTTCACAGAGAAATGAGTATTGGGAAATCCcaataatatctactatacattatattcttctaatttaattcttatcCCTCCCTTATATAATACTCATCGTCACCTGTTCTTCAAAATTCAATtgcaatcttcttctttattccACGATGCCAATGTGTATTTATTTCTGTTTCAGTCTTGCTGGCTGGTAGGTGGTCTTTGCCTGAGGAGATTAATGTCAGCCTAGTCAGCAAGGGGGTCCGAGAGTTAGTACTTAGACAGGGAGAGGAAAGTAGTAACTGCAAATGCCATTCGGAGGAAATTGTATTAACTTCTCGGaggattttctttttacctTGTGgttctactactagtactcatCAATGATTGAACAGGAAAATAGTGGGAAATATACTTATCAGCTAGTACTATTATTGAGTTCGTAGACAGTCTGATCATTTCAGAATATTTCATAATGGATAGGGAAAGATATTAGAAAGCATTCTTCCACCCCCGTCCATCCTTCACCgatactactacgtagtatctAGATACAAATGCACATTCCGAACTGCTCAAGGCTGGTTGATGCATTGTGTGATTAGGCCACTAGTTATCACTCACTCAATCACTCCCAAGATCCCTCCTTCAAAGCAGGAAGGATGATACTACGACACTCTCCAAACCCGAATTTACCCCCCGTGAGACGGTTAACGCACCATCCTTCCATGATGACTTCGTCTCCGTCTGCAAGGAACTCGAGTCCGTCCTTGCTGGCTTCGGAGAGGATGTTTCTTTTCAGTCCTCGCTCTAGGAGGCAGGCGATTCCGATTTGTTCGCCTTGGGCGTTGAGGCGCTTTCATTAGTTGTTAGTGTCGTATAAATCTACTTGTAGTGGATTTGGAAGGGTGGGAGTTACGTACGTCACTGGTTATGGTGCCGGTGCCGAAGATATCACCTGTCGAGAGCCCCTCGCCTGCACTACAGAGATGGGTAACCTGCTGGAACGGAGTCCAGTAAAGCTCCTTCAGGTTTGTCTCTGTGACGGTGTAGGATTTGCCGTTTCCTGTGTATCTCTCAGTATCGTGTCATGGTGGTCCAAGGATGGAGGGGCGATGTCAAGGAGCGGTGAGGGGAAGGCTTACTGATAACCCTCGCTTTCAATTCAATATCGAATGTTGCCTCGGTTTCTCTGCCCTTCCATGCTAGGTGTTTCAAGGGTGCCGGGTCCTGCACCCTCGCATTACAGTATGACCCCTCCAGTGCCTCGATAGGTACAATCCATGGTGAGATGCTCGTTCCCGAGCCCTTGCTGTGGAATGGGCCCAGTGGTGCCATCTCGTATGTCTGGATATCCCTTGCAGACCAGTCATTCAGGATGACCAATCCGAAGATGTGGTCCTTtgcgttgttgatgttgaggatCTCGCCTGGggggagtggatgggatAGGTAAACGCCCATTTCTAACTCAAAGTCGAAGCGTGCGCTGGGTCTGAAAGCTGGTGGGTCGTTGGGTTTGTTGGAGTCGAGCGTCACGCCCCAGGGTCGTCGGATAGGAGTACCGGAGATGCGGAGACTGCTTTGTCGTCCGTTGTAGACGGAGGGGATGACGAACCATGAGGCTGGAGGCTTCAGAGAGAAGAGTTCGGAGCACTGGTGTTTTGAGTGTCTGGATGCAGAGAGTGAAGCTGGGGTAGACGTACGTTTCTGGTGTGTTCGAACGAACAGTAAAAGTCGCTGAAGTTCTTGGTTTCCATTGGGAGGTGGTTTTGCACTTTTGAGAGGGGAATGGCATATTTTTTGCGGATATCATTGTCGGAGAGAAGGTCGACAAGCGCTGCTCTGGTCTGTACGTGGGCTTCTTTGGGAAGAGAGGCGAACTTGTTCAAAGTTGGCTGTAGAGAGATTAGGCCTTGTTTATTAGAAAATGAAGGAGGACTGGTGTCTATCAGATACCATAGAGAAAACTTCGCCTTTGAATCCCGGAATTGACTTGAAATATCCATCCTTCTCAAGTGCACTCAGATCTATGACATCGTCCTCCAGAACAGTCGCGCATCTTGGAGTTGGTGTCTCCGCGGTGGAGATTACACCGTAGGGAAGGTTGTCGATGGTGAAGGGCGTCTCGGTTAGGGTCATTGTGCCTATATGGAGTCAATCCTAGTGGTAGGTAAAGATCTCAGGAGCTTACGAGCAGGAGAATATTTATCTCATGCTGAATGAGGGGTGCTTGGGTATCACTGCAGCAAGTGCGACTCGAGAGGGGATTGGAGCTCGGACCAGCTGCACGACCTATGCATTGTCCATTGTTAACTTTTTTCCGATAGCAATGGAGTAACTTCATCGCGATGAAACCTGCAATCAAGGGACAGTTATCTTATCTGTACAATATGGTGCTAGTCGAAGTCAAACTTCAGGTCTTAGTATCTTCAGATGCAAGGGgctcaccagcaccaccgccatcatgaaTCTCGATCGAAGCAGAATACAATCTCTCAACCACCAACTTTGCGACCATGttcgatgaggagaagaccCAGGAGGTTGTTCATGGCCTCAAAACCACCCCTGATGGGCTCGTGCTCGACCCGCAGCCATCAGACGACCCTAATGACCCCTTGGTATGTTCTTTGTCGAGTTTAAGCGAATGAAAAACTGACGAAACCAGAACTGGAAGCCCTCGAGAAAGGCGCGTGTACTTTCGATATGGGCTATTGCTTGTTTTTCTAGTCAAGCCACTGCTATGACGAACATGCAAGGATCATATCTCCAAGCACCTCTGTATCACAAGACGGCTACTCAGATTTCTCTCGCCGTAAGTAGCACACATTGATATAGCAACATGTTACTGAGAGTAAGAGGTCTCATGCGGGCTCATTGGAATCATGGTCTCCTCTATCCTAGTCGTCCCTCTTAGCCGTAGGTACGGCTCCTGCTTCTGTCTTTTCTGGTCAACCATCGGCATGCTTTTCAGCTCGGTATGGTCTGCCATGATGACTAGTCCATCGGATTACATTCCATTCGTGATCTCTCGTCTCTTCGCCGGTCTATGCGCAGGGGTACCTTTAGTCCTTGGCTCCGAGTTCGTCTTGCGGACTTACTTCCGGCATCAGCGAGGTAAATGTCTGCATATACTGCATATTCCATTCCTCTTGGGGGTTGCAATCGGCCCAACATTAGGTGCATATGTTGATGCGAGAGCTTCGTGGCCTATCTCTTTCTGGTATACTGTACCCATGAATGGGGTGTTGGCTCTGTTAATCCTTGCCTTTATTGAAGAGGCAGCATTTGCGGGGGGAGAACAAGCGCGGCAATCCTTTACATCAGAAAAATGGAACATGTATCTCCGAGGAAGAGCGGTTCCACCACAGCTTAGAGcaagctggaagaacatgGTGAGTCTTATTCTTACCGCATCATCAGCACTCGTAGCTTAGGCTGATATTCATAAGGGAACCATTCTTTATGATATCTTCCTAGTGTCTTT harbors:
- a CDS encoding uncharacterized protein (COG:G;~EggNog:ENOG410PH6P;~InterPro:IPR015377,IPR036462,IPR036663,IPR011234, IPR005959;~PFAM:PF09298,PF01557;~go_function: GO:0003824 - catalytic activity [Evidence IEA];~go_function: GO:0004334 - fumarylacetoacetase activity [Evidence IEA];~go_process: GO:0009072 - aromatic amino acid family metabolic process [Evidence IEA]) is translated as MTLTETPFTIDNLPYGVISTAETPTPRCATVLEDDVIDLSALEKDGYFKSIPGFKGEVFSMPTLNKFASLPKEAHVQTRAALVDLLSDNDIRKKYAIPLSKVQNHLPMETKNFSDFYCSFEHTRNCSELFSLKPPASWFVIPSVYNGRQSSLRISGTPIRRPWGVTLDSNKPNDPPAFRPSARFDFELEMGVYLSHPLPPGEILNINNAKDHIFGLVILNDWSARDIQTYEMAPLGPFHSKGSGTSISPWIVPIEALEGSYCNARVQDPAPLKHLAWKGRETEATFDIELKARVISKPSPHRSLTSPLHPWTTMTRY
- the car2 gene encoding ornithine-oxo-acid transaminase (COG:E;~EggNog:ENOG410PHVB;~InterPro:IPR005814,IPR010164,IPR015424,IPR015421, IPR015422;~PFAM:PF00202;~go_function: GO:0003824 - catalytic activity [Evidence IEA];~go_function: GO:0004587 - ornithine-oxo-acid transaminase activity [Evidence IEA];~go_function: GO:0008483 - transaminase activity [Evidence IEA];~go_function: GO:0030170 - pyridoxal phosphate binding [Evidence IEA]); amino-acid sequence: MASNGTNGTNGHNGVSSYHASTTQEAIQAEKDFAAHNYHPLPIVFARAQGTTVWDPEGRQYLDFLSAYSAVNQGHCHPKLVAALVDQASRLTLSSRAFYNDVFPRFAEFVTKYFGFDMVLPMNTGAEAVETGIKIARKWGYKVKGIPENQAVVLSAENNFHGRTFAAISLSSDPESRENYGPYLPGIGCTIPGTDKPIAYNDKAALREAFEKAGPNLAAFLVEPIQGEAGIVVPDEDYLQEARALCDKHNVLLICDEIQTGIARTGKLLCHEWSGIKPDMVLLGKAISGGMYPVSCVLGRKDVMLTIEPGTHGSTYGGNPLACAVAIRALEVVQEENMVERAEKLGHVFRDGLQAIKSPIIQTVRGKGLLNAIVIDESKTNGHSAWDLCMLLKTKGLLAKPTHENIIRLAPPLVITDEEVQKALDIIKEAVNELPTLTGAAEDEVIPPPEKKVKVSLEN